One Candidatus Eremiobacterota bacterium genomic region harbors:
- a CDS encoding 4Fe-4S dicluster domain-containing protein: MAKVLKITDIYKCIGCFCCMEACARQWYKSLSLHRSAIQIKTAGGIKNQMFAVICQGCSDPPCALSCPTGALVPRKGGGVIYMKKKCTGCRRCEASCPVHAIGFDESLNEIVVCRHCGYCVQFCPHNVIAMGEV, translated from the coding sequence ATGGCAAAGGTTTTAAAGATCACCGATATATACAAGTGCATAGGGTGCTTCTGCTGTATGGAAGCCTGTGCGAGGCAGTGGTATAAAAGCCTCTCCCTCCACAGGTCGGCCATCCAGATAAAGACGGCAGGGGGCATCAAGAACCAGATGTTCGCTGTCATCTGCCAGGGGTGCAGCGATCCTCCCTGCGCCCTCTCGTGCCCCACGGGAGCCCTCGTGCCCCGCAAAGGGGGCGGTGTCATATACATGAAAAAGAAATGCACCGGATGCAGGCGCTGCGAAGCATCATGCCCCGTTCACGCCATCGGCTTCGACGAGTCGCTGAACGAGATTGTCGTATGCCGTCACTGCGGCTACTGTGTGCAGTTCTGCCCTCACAACGTCATTGCCATGGGGGAGGTATAG
- a CDS encoding site-specific DNA-methyltransferase: protein MEGRKSSKNTLNDLTGKQWITFTRSWFIHNPPPRSPKQITHPAKFPEGMIREFIEFFTKKGELVLDPFMGVGSTLIAASLAGRKSAGFELNSTYYSIAMDHAPEKSILVNGDARTIAQIWKKRSLPPADFAITSPPYWDMLAHSRGNVFSTQKRRKAQGLDTVYSRDDSNDLGNIGDYQQFLDELTMIFKGVRKVLAHGRYLVIILQNLRSPQGKMIPLAWDLTARLEDLFTFKGERIWCQDNKRLGIWGYPREFVTNVHHHYCLIFKKEKR from the coding sequence ATGGAGGGAAGGAAATCCTCAAAGAATACCCTTAACGACCTCACGGGAAAGCAGTGGATCACCTTTACGCGGTCATGGTTCATCCATAATCCCCCGCCGCGCTCGCCTAAACAGATCACCCATCCTGCCAAGTTCCCCGAGGGGATGATCAGGGAGTTCATTGAGTTCTTCACCAAGAAAGGCGAGCTCGTCCTCGATCCCTTCATGGGCGTGGGATCGACCCTCATAGCAGCTTCGCTGGCAGGGAGGAAATCTGCCGGATTTGAGCTCAACAGCACCTATTACTCCATAGCGATGGACCATGCTCCCGAAAAAAGCATACTTGTCAATGGCGATGCACGCACTATCGCTCAGATCTGGAAAAAGCGCTCTCTCCCCCCGGCGGACTTCGCCATCACCTCTCCCCCTTACTGGGACATGCTTGCCCACAGCAGGGGAAATGTCTTCAGCACCCAGAAGAGACGCAAGGCACAAGGCCTTGACACAGTCTATTCCCGCGACGACAGCAACGACCTTGGCAATATCGGCGATTATCAGCAGTTCCTCGACGAGCTCACCATGATTTTCAAGGGAGTGCGGAAGGTTCTCGCACACGGCAGGTATCTCGTTATCATCCTGCAGAATCTCCGGTCACCCCAGGGAAAGATGATCCCCCTCGCCTGGGACCTCACCGCGCGCCTTGAGGATCTGTTCACCTTCAAGGGGGAAAGGATCTGGTGCCAGGACAACAAGAGGCTGGGAATCTGGGGATATCCCCGTGAGTTTGTGACGAACGTGCACCACCATTACTGCCTTATCTTCAAGAAGGAAAAGCGGTAG
- a CDS encoding alpha/beta hydrolase-fold protein encodes MRYTCPQGDNAITFFFPYPDKEKVHVSGDFNGWEEPGWPLYKVEEGWELRTAPLPPGDYGYKFHADGEWFRDPHNALSGDDGFGGMKSIIHVGAEKGSLHHFTFYCPALGTDRGYLIYLPPYYFYTPKRHSTLYLMHGAQDWEWAWLEKASLNGIMDALIHEGLIGEFIVVMARENGDLFKGDHRYGSAIAQNLLGHIDFEFRTIPSKFHRGIDGIATGGYNAFYLGALYHDRYSSVGAMSAYFTEFSYELIRENQEYLRRNDVRFFLSCGQSDSLKDSVRDMAFTLGQLGFYVEHYENPGHHDWDYWKLNYTGALQFHWWSFQRFA; translated from the coding sequence ATGCGCTATACATGTCCCCAGGGCGACAACGCCATCACTTTTTTCTTCCCATATCCTGACAAGGAAAAGGTCCACGTGTCGGGGGATTTCAACGGGTGGGAAGAGCCCGGCTGGCCCCTCTACAAGGTGGAGGAGGGCTGGGAGCTGAGGACGGCACCCCTTCCCCCGGGAGATTACGGATACAAGTTTCACGCCGACGGTGAGTGGTTCCGCGATCCTCATAACGCCCTGTCAGGCGATGACGGGTTCGGCGGCATGAAATCCATCATCCATGTGGGCGCCGAGAAGGGGAGCCTCCACCACTTCACCTTCTACTGCCCCGCTCTGGGGACCGACAGGGGATACCTCATCTACCTTCCTCCTTATTATTTTTATACTCCGAAAAGGCACAGCACCCTCTACCTCATGCACGGGGCCCAGGACTGGGAGTGGGCCTGGCTTGAGAAGGCTTCTCTAAACGGCATAATGGATGCCCTTATTCATGAGGGTCTTATCGGGGAGTTCATCGTGGTGATGGCCAGGGAGAACGGTGATCTCTTCAAGGGTGACCACCGCTACGGCAGCGCCATTGCCCAGAACCTCCTGGGCCACATCGACTTTGAGTTCCGCACCATCCCCTCCAAGTTTCACAGGGGGATAGACGGGATTGCTACGGGAGGCTATAACGCCTTCTACCTCGGTGCGCTCTACCACGACAGGTACAGCTCCGTCGGCGCCATGAGCGCATATTTCACAGAGTTTTCCTACGAGCTCATCCGTGAGAACCAGGAATACCTGAGAAGGAATGACGTGCGGTTCTTCCTCTCATGCGGCCAGAGCGACAGCCTCAAGGACTCGGTGAGGGACATGGCCTTCACCCTCGGCCAGCTAGGCTTCTACGTGGAGCATTACGAAAACCCGGGACACCACGACTGGGACTACTGGAAGCTCAACTACACGGGGGCGCTGCAGTTTCACTGGTGGAGCTTCCAGCGCTTCGCCTGA